In Trichocoleus desertorum ATA4-8-CV12, the following proteins share a genomic window:
- a CDS encoding glycosyltransferase — protein sequence MRKLYFLVPGTGGKFACGGLWAELKTLNLAQQICPSEVVTYRQREANVLFLEDLLQQKNLKDSIFVISWGFDVGKLAAQLKPHPVIYHAHSSGYPFNLPADVPIITVSRNTMGYWGQRSPNSLIYYLPNQISEQFQNLHLERDIDVLVQARKSSEYLLQALIPALQKECRVCVVDSYVADLDKLFNRAKVYLYDSAEYWAQQGVSEGFGLQPMEAMACGCQVFSSVNGGLSDYLDPGFNCHKIAGYSLEYDVQRILKTVSTATPTSLSEQFFSEYRTENIIQRLTVILQEVNEFFDHKQNYVSNIPSLTKARVRTLQIQRIWSKLKQKYFR from the coding sequence ATGAGGAAGCTTTACTTCTTAGTTCCAGGAACAGGGGGCAAATTCGCCTGTGGGGGGTTGTGGGCTGAACTCAAGACGCTCAATTTAGCGCAGCAGATTTGTCCGTCTGAAGTCGTCACTTATCGCCAACGGGAAGCCAACGTCCTTTTCTTAGAAGATTTACTACAACAGAAAAACCTCAAAGACAGCATTTTTGTCATTAGTTGGGGGTTTGATGTGGGCAAACTAGCCGCTCAGTTAAAACCCCACCCTGTTATTTATCATGCTCATAGCTCAGGCTATCCATTTAACCTCCCTGCCGATGTTCCCATTATTACCGTGAGCCGTAACACAATGGGTTATTGGGGGCAGCGATCGCCGAATTCCTTAATTTATTACTTGCCCAACCAAATCTCTGAGCAATTTCAGAATCTCCATCTCGAACGTGATATTGATGTGTTGGTTCAGGCACGAAAATCTTCAGAGTATCTGCTGCAAGCCCTAATTCCAGCTTTACAAAAAGAGTGCCGTGTTTGTGTCGTTGATTCCTATGTTGCAGATCTCGATAAGCTTTTTAATCGCGCTAAAGTCTATCTCTACGACTCGGCAGAATATTGGGCACAGCAGGGAGTGAGCGAGGGCTTTGGCTTACAGCCGATGGAGGCAATGGCTTGTGGATGCCAAGTTTTCTCTAGTGTCAATGGTGGCTTATCAGATTACTTAGACCCTGGATTTAACTGTCACAAGATTGCGGGTTACTCCTTAGAGTACGATGTGCAACGCATCCTCAAAACGGTTAGTACGGCAACGCCTACGAGTCTGTCGGAGCAGTTCTTTTCGGAGTATCGCACTGAGAATATCATTCAGCGCTTAACAGTAATCTTGCAAGAAGTTAATGAGTTTTTCGATCACAAACAAAATTATGTTTCTAACATCCCTAGCCTGACAAAAGCACGGGTCAGAACACTGCAAATACAACGAATCTGGAGCAAACTAAAGCAGAAGTATTTTCGATAG
- a CDS encoding AAA family ATPase, whose translation MTIAGYKILEVIYEGTNTIIYRAAKPLDPDSVIIKALKAEYPSVEELTQLRHEFQILQSLEINGIIKPIALENYHNGLALVLPDFAGTSLTEFFAGQPLELSQFLRIGVQLAEILAQLHQHHILHKDIKPQNILVRPDTGQIKIIDFSIASRLSRENQTISHPNLLEGSLAYMSPEQTGRMNRAIDYRADFYSLGVTFYELLTGQLPYQTTDPLELIHCHLAKTPPSPTQINSAIPATLSHIVMKLLAKTAEERYQSALGLKADLETCQQMWQSGEIISFQVGKLDSFSQFTIRQKLYGRESEVRLLMDAFGRVAGTSGDRASLGRTEMILVSGYSGIGKSSLINEVHKPIAEQRGYFISGKFDQFKRNIPYASLIQAFQDLIQQILTESVEKIEVWQTKLLEALGTNGQVIIDVIPDVKRLIGPQPVVAQLNSSEFQNRFNRVFKQFIRVFSQVEHPLVLFLDDLQWADLSSLKLIELLVSDPESQHLLLIGAYRDNEISAAHPLTDTLKQIQQAGAIVHHITLQPLSLLQVNQLVADTLRADSAQVTPLAELIWQKTQGNPFFLTQLLKSLHQEELLNFNFQQNCWQWDINVLQKVEITENVVELMIAQIQKLSEKTQQVLKLAACIGDKFSLDILAIANQKSEIETAQDLWPALEANLVFPLNEFYKFPLVYGFDTPNLLDAPDSIVYKFLHDRVQQAAYSLIPSSQKKQTHFKIGQSLLQKTPPKKREENIFALVNQLNYGANLLSSEVEKYELAELNLIAGQKAKISTAYGAAVRYIKVGLILLTDSSWKDQYNLTLALHQEAVEVSFLSGDFEQMEQLAAVVLQQAQTQLDKIKIYELRIKSCEIQRKLLEAVKLGLQALAILGVNLLESPSSLDVQQAIAQVNDDLAAIDVEDLIHLSPMIDTNKLAALRLISSLIPAAYQSSPALFILMACQEVQLSIQHGNTLFSAAGFADYGIVFSGLLQDIDTAYKFGQLALNLLESLDAREVRGQTLFKVSTFITHWKHHIRETLPLLENAYFSSLESGDLAHAGYSASHKCQYLYWSGLELKNLEPEMARYSEAIAQINQETALKWQQVFHQTVLNLMGFAERPCYLVGDAYNEEQCLSFHIQLNERTTVHYVFLNKLILCYLFEEFSQAVEYAAEAKQYLDGVRGWFSMPVFYFYDSLAHLSIYLSTPQTQQELILNQVRQNQEKLRYWADHAPTNFQHKYELVEAERSRVLGQIAEAREFYDQAIIGAKAQGYLQEEALANERAAEFYFSLGRNKFAQAYLSEAYYGYVRWGAIAKVKHLEAKYPEIFSRSQQRESFNRGKPTHRSTTGSHAQTLDLATIFKASQILSSEIVLTRLLEKLMQIVMENAGAEIGLLLLGQVGKLEVAAFSSTIRDVLAWQSELTTAIEDRTTQYPYPTSLINYVARTHEPLVLNDAGHEGSFTLDAYIRKYRPKSVLCTPILHQGKLTGILYLENNLTIGAFTSERLEVLQLLSAQAAISIENACLYADLEEVNRTLEAKVEERTLNLQQEIQERQRAEESAEAASRAKSEFLANMSHELRTPLNGILGYTQILKKDKTLTDPQRNGLNVVHQCGEHLLMLISDVLDLSKIEAQKMELQLNHIQFPEFLEGIVKICRVRAEQKGISLTYKTLSSLPQLVLVDEKRLRQVLLNLLGNAVKFTGKGGVTFTVGYPPNFPSSSLSHDPKDTNINQFRFQVEDTGIGVTQEHLQEIFLPFRQVSEQHRQIEGTGLGLSISRQLMQLMGSDIQVQSRPGQGSTFWFDLALDEADCGPEASYKDRRICGFNGDRRKIMVIDDKEDNRSVLLNLLQPLGFEVVAAINGREGLQQALQFQPDVIFMDLVMPGMDGFEATRRIRQIPALQQTIIIATSASIFEMDRQQSQEVGCNDFLPKPIRETELLECLSHHLQLEWIYEQTESAPHLREAPSTPLSSFETANIPSTLIAPPPDEIAVLLHLAMMGDLKKLTERIAELEMLDARWLPFASHLHQLAKGFRMRQIIEFIKQFQPPE comes from the coding sequence ATGACTATTGCGGGCTACAAAATTCTAGAAGTGATTTATGAGGGGACTAACACCATCATTTATCGCGCTGCTAAGCCGTTAGATCCAGACTCAGTGATTATCAAGGCTTTGAAAGCTGAGTATCCTTCTGTAGAGGAGTTGACCCAGCTCAGGCATGAGTTTCAAATCCTACAATCTTTAGAGATCAACGGCATTATTAAGCCAATCGCGCTGGAGAACTACCACAACGGCTTAGCTTTGGTTTTGCCAGATTTCGCTGGCACGTCCCTAACAGAATTTTTTGCTGGCCAACCTCTAGAGTTGAGTCAGTTTTTACGGATTGGCGTGCAACTAGCCGAAATTTTAGCTCAACTGCACCAACACCATATTTTGCACAAAGACATTAAGCCGCAAAATATCTTGGTTCGTCCCGACACGGGGCAAATCAAAATCATTGACTTTAGCATTGCCTCTCGTCTCTCTAGAGAGAATCAAACGATCAGCCATCCCAACTTGCTAGAGGGCAGCCTTGCCTATATGTCACCAGAGCAGACGGGAAGAATGAATCGCGCGATCGACTACCGAGCAGACTTCTATTCTTTGGGAGTTACCTTCTACGAACTGCTGACAGGGCAACTGCCTTACCAAACGACAGACCCGCTAGAGCTGATTCACTGCCATCTCGCCAAAACTCCTCCATCTCCTACCCAAATCAATTCAGCCATTCCAGCTACCCTCTCCCACATAGTGATGAAGTTGCTGGCAAAGACGGCGGAGGAGCGTTACCAAAGTGCTTTGGGACTTAAGGCAGATTTAGAAACTTGTCAGCAGATGTGGCAATCTGGTGAAATTATCTCTTTCCAGGTCGGAAAACTCGACTCCTTTAGCCAATTCACTATTCGCCAGAAGCTGTATGGGCGCGAATCGGAAGTGCGTTTACTCATGGATGCTTTTGGTCGGGTAGCTGGTACCTCAGGCGATCGCGCCAGCCTGGGTAGAACAGAGATGATCTTAGTCAGCGGATACTCCGGGATTGGCAAATCTTCTTTGATCAACGAAGTGCATAAACCGATCGCGGAACAGCGGGGATACTTTATCTCCGGGAAGTTTGATCAATTCAAGCGCAATATTCCCTATGCTTCTTTAATTCAGGCATTTCAAGACCTGATCCAGCAAATTCTGACAGAGAGTGTTGAGAAAATAGAGGTTTGGCAAACTAAGCTTTTGGAAGCTCTTGGCACGAACGGCCAGGTGATTATTGACGTAATCCCAGATGTCAAGCGGCTGATCGGCCCACAGCCTGTCGTTGCCCAACTTAACTCCTCGGAATTCCAAAATCGTTTCAATCGGGTGTTTAAACAATTCATCCGAGTTTTCAGTCAGGTGGAACATCCACTCGTTCTTTTTCTCGATGACTTGCAGTGGGCAGATCTCTCATCTTTGAAACTAATTGAACTGTTGGTCAGCGATCCAGAGAGCCAGCATCTATTGCTAATAGGTGCGTATCGAGATAATGAGATCAGCGCCGCGCATCCTTTGACAGATACCTTAAAGCAAATTCAACAAGCTGGAGCCATTGTTCACCACATTACCCTCCAGCCCCTGAGTCTGTTACAGGTCAATCAATTAGTGGCTGATACGTTACGAGCTGACTCTGCCCAAGTGACACCGCTAGCAGAGTTAATTTGGCAAAAAACTCAAGGGAATCCTTTTTTCTTAACTCAACTCTTGAAGTCATTACATCAAGAAGAGCTTCTGAACTTTAATTTCCAGCAAAATTGTTGGCAATGGGACATTAATGTTTTGCAAAAAGTTGAAATTACAGAAAATGTCGTTGAGCTGATGATCGCTCAAATCCAGAAGCTATCAGAAAAGACTCAGCAAGTTTTGAAGTTAGCTGCCTGTATCGGTGATAAATTCTCCTTGGATATTTTAGCGATCGCCAACCAAAAATCTGAGATAGAAACAGCACAAGACTTATGGCCAGCTCTAGAAGCAAACTTAGTCTTTCCGCTCAACGAATTTTATAAATTTCCTTTGGTTTACGGTTTTGACACTCCAAATCTTTTGGATGCCCCAGATTCAATTGTCTATAAATTTTTACATGACCGAGTACAGCAAGCTGCTTATTCTCTAATTCCAAGTTCTCAAAAAAAGCAAACTCACTTCAAAATCGGTCAATCACTACTACAAAAAACACCCCCTAAAAAGCGAGAAGAAAACATCTTTGCTTTAGTGAATCAACTTAACTATGGTGCTAATTTACTTAGTTCAGAGGTAGAAAAATATGAACTCGCAGAACTAAATCTTATAGCAGGGCAAAAAGCGAAAATATCAACTGCTTACGGCGCGGCTGTCCGTTACATCAAAGTTGGTTTAATTCTTTTAACAGATTCTAGCTGGAAAGATCAATACAATCTAACTTTAGCGTTGCATCAAGAAGCTGTAGAAGTCTCATTTCTGAGTGGTGACTTTGAGCAGATGGAGCAACTAGCTGCTGTCGTACTTCAGCAAGCGCAAACACAACTAGATAAAATAAAAATCTATGAGCTACGCATCAAGTCTTGTGAAATCCAACGAAAATTGCTTGAAGCAGTCAAATTAGGTTTACAAGCTTTAGCCATACTAGGGGTTAACCTGCTAGAATCGCCTAGCTCTCTAGATGTGCAGCAAGCGATCGCTCAGGTAAACGACGATTTAGCAGCAATAGACGTAGAAGATTTAATTCATCTGTCGCCCATGATAGACACGAATAAACTAGCGGCGTTGCGGCTCATTAGTAGTTTAATTCCTGCGGCCTATCAATCTTCACCCGCTCTGTTTATTCTAATGGCTTGCCAAGAAGTCCAACTATCCATTCAGCATGGAAATACACTTTTTTCGGCGGCTGGATTCGCAGATTATGGAATCGTTTTTAGTGGATTACTCCAAGATATTGATACCGCGTACAAATTTGGACAACTCGCTTTAAATCTGTTGGAATCTCTCGATGCTCGTGAGGTAAGGGGGCAAACTTTATTTAAGGTTTCGACCTTCATTACTCATTGGAAGCATCATATTAGAGAAACCTTACCCCTATTAGAGAATGCTTACTTCAGTAGTCTAGAAAGTGGGGATTTAGCACATGCGGGTTATTCAGCTAGCCATAAGTGCCAGTATCTTTATTGGAGTGGTTTGGAGCTAAAAAACTTAGAGCCAGAAATGGCGAGATACAGTGAGGCGATCGCTCAGATCAATCAAGAAACCGCCCTAAAGTGGCAACAGGTATTTCATCAGACTGTTCTAAACTTAATGGGATTTGCTGAGCGCCCTTGTTACCTAGTAGGAGATGCCTACAACGAAGAGCAGTGTTTATCGTTTCATATTCAACTGAATGAACGCACCACAGTTCACTACGTATTTCTCAACAAATTGATTTTGTGTTACCTCTTTGAAGAGTTCTCTCAAGCTGTCGAGTATGCTGCGGAAGCAAAACAATATTTAGATGGAGTGAGAGGCTGGTTTTCTATGCCAGTCTTCTACTTTTATGATTCTTTAGCCCACCTATCTATCTATCTCTCCACTCCACAGACACAACAAGAACTCATCTTAAACCAAGTTCGGCAGAATCAAGAGAAACTTCGATACTGGGCCGATCATGCCCCAACGAACTTTCAGCACAAATATGAGCTAGTAGAGGCAGAGCGATCGCGAGTTCTAGGGCAGATCGCTGAGGCTAGGGAATTCTATGATCAGGCGATTATCGGTGCTAAAGCTCAAGGATATTTGCAAGAAGAAGCTCTAGCGAACGAACGAGCCGCAGAATTCTATTTTTCATTAGGTAGGAACAAGTTCGCTCAGGCATACTTAAGCGAGGCTTACTATGGCTATGTGCGCTGGGGAGCGATCGCCAAAGTTAAACATCTAGAAGCAAAATATCCAGAGATTTTCTCTCGGAGCCAGCAACGAGAAAGCTTTAATCGTGGCAAACCAACTCATCGATCCACCACGGGCAGTCATGCTCAAACGCTAGATTTAGCGACTATCTTCAAAGCCTCTCAAATCTTATCAAGCGAGATTGTCTTAACTCGGCTGCTAGAGAAGCTGATGCAGATTGTGATGGAAAATGCTGGGGCAGAAATAGGATTGCTGCTGCTAGGGCAGGTAGGAAAGCTAGAAGTTGCCGCCTTTAGTAGCACTATCAGGGATGTCCTAGCGTGGCAGTCTGAGCTTACAACAGCGATCGAAGATCGAACCACCCAGTATCCCTATCCCACCTCACTGATCAATTATGTGGCTAGAACCCATGAACCTCTCGTCTTGAACGATGCAGGCCATGAGGGATCTTTTACATTAGATGCGTACATCAGAAAATATCGACCGAAGTCGGTTCTATGCACACCAATTTTGCACCAAGGTAAGCTGACCGGAATCCTCTATTTAGAAAACAACCTAACAATTGGAGCTTTTACTTCAGAACGCTTAGAAGTTCTGCAATTACTTTCTGCTCAAGCCGCAATTTCTATTGAAAATGCTTGCCTTTATGCTGACTTAGAAGAAGTGAATCGCACCTTGGAAGCGAAGGTAGAAGAACGAACACTCAACTTGCAGCAAGAGATCCAAGAAAGGCAACGGGCCGAAGAAAGCGCTGAAGCTGCCAGTCGAGCCAAAAGTGAGTTTTTAGCCAACATGAGTCATGAACTCCGTACTCCTCTCAATGGTATTTTGGGATACACTCAAATCCTCAAAAAGGATAAAACTTTAACCGACCCTCAAAGGAACGGTTTAAATGTAGTTCATCAGTGTGGCGAGCATCTTCTGATGTTGATTAGTGATGTGCTTGACCTCTCTAAAATCGAAGCTCAAAAAATGGAGCTTCAGTTGAATCACATTCAGTTTCCAGAGTTTCTGGAGGGAATTGTCAAAATCTGTCGTGTCCGAGCTGAGCAAAAAGGCATTTCACTGACTTACAAGACCCTTTCCTCTCTACCCCAACTAGTGCTAGTCGATGAGAAGCGATTGCGACAGGTGCTACTCAACTTATTAGGAAATGCGGTCAAATTCACCGGAAAGGGTGGGGTAACTTTCACAGTTGGCTATCCCCCCAACTTTCCATCCTCATCTCTGAGCCATGATCCAAAAGACACAAATATCAATCAGTTTCGGTTTCAAGTAGAGGATACAGGGATTGGCGTTACCCAAGAACATCTCCAAGAGATTTTTCTGCCCTTTCGGCAGGTCAGTGAGCAGCATCGACAGATAGAAGGTACGGGTCTAGGGCTTTCAATTAGTCGTCAACTGATGCAACTGATGGGAAGTGACATCCAGGTGCAGAGTAGACCCGGACAAGGAAGTACTTTCTGGTTTGATCTCGCTCTGGATGAAGCTGATTGCGGCCCTGAAGCCAGCTATAAAGATCGCCGGATTTGTGGCTTCAATGGCGATCGCCGGAAAATCATGGTCATAGATGACAAGGAAGATAATCGCTCAGTTTTGCTCAACCTGCTCCAGCCTCTAGGATTTGAAGTAGTAGCAGCGATCAACGGTCGAGAGGGATTGCAACAAGCGCTACAATTTCAGCCAGATGTGATTTTTATGGATTTAGTGATGCCTGGAATGGATGGATTTGAGGCTACTCGTCGCATCCGCCAAATTCCTGCCCTACAACAAACCATAATCATTGCGACCTCCGCTAGTATCTTTGAGATGGATCGCCAGCAGAGCCAGGAAGTTGGCTGCAACGATTTTTTACCCAAGCCGATCCGTGAGACAGAGCTATTAGAGTGCTTGAGCCATCATCTCCAACTAGAATGGATTTATGAACAAACGGAGAGTGCCCCTCACCTCCGGGAAGCTCCATCAACACCGCTATCCTCTTTTGAAACAGCCAACATCCCCTCAACTTTGATAGCGCCTCCGCCCGATGAAATTGCGGTTTTATTGCACTTAGCCATGATGGGCGATCTCAAAAAACTGACCGAGAGGATTGCTGAACTAGAAATGCTAGATGCACGATGGTTGCCTTTTGCCAGCCATCTGCATCAATTGGCGAAAGGATTTAGAATGCGACAAATTATCGAGTTCATTAAGCAATTTCAGCCGCCTGAATGA
- a CDS encoding U32 family peptidase has protein sequence MVRGGKDEGGRMKDEVGGMFAKRSEGKDEVRNLFAKRFEGEEGSFSSIIPHPSSLIPPYGNAKGIHPSSFPSIYVAPPRITKSGENWILQQVKACDADGYLVRNYDQLQFFGADRCIGDFSLNVANPLSAGYFKQRYGLERLTASYDLNMAQLEALLTSCPPDWFEVTVHQHMPMFHMEHCVFCAFLSEGTDYTNCGRPCEEHEVTLRDRVGTEHILQADAGCRNTVFNGTAQTGAEYVQHLLKLGVRHFRMEFVNEAPEQVAQTIQRYQQLLQGEITGAQLWRELRLQNQLGVTRGPLETRS, from the coding sequence ATGGTGAGGGGGGGGAAGGATGAAGGAGGAAGGATGAAGGATGAAGTAGGAGGGATGTTCGCGAAGCGTTCTGAAGGAAAGGATGAAGTAAGAAATTTGTTCGCGAAGCGTTTTGAAGGAGAGGAAGGAAGCTTTTCCTCTATCATCCCTCATCCCTCATCCCTCATCCCACCCTACGGGAATGCCAAAGGCATACATCCCTCATCCTTTCCTTCCATCTATGTTGCACCACCGCGCATTACCAAATCCGGGGAGAACTGGATTTTGCAGCAGGTAAAAGCTTGCGATGCGGATGGCTATCTGGTGCGGAACTATGACCAGTTGCAGTTTTTTGGAGCCGATCGCTGTATTGGTGACTTCTCCCTCAACGTTGCCAATCCCTTGAGCGCAGGCTATTTCAAGCAACGCTACGGGTTGGAGCGTCTCACGGCTTCTTATGACTTGAACATGGCTCAGTTAGAAGCGTTGCTAACTAGCTGCCCCCCCGATTGGTTTGAGGTGACTGTGCATCAACATATGCCAATGTTCCATATGGAGCATTGTGTGTTTTGTGCGTTTCTCTCCGAAGGGACGGACTATACCAACTGTGGCCGACCTTGTGAAGAACATGAAGTAACACTACGCGATCGCGTGGGCACAGAACATATCCTCCAAGCCGATGCGGGCTGTCGCAACACTGTGTTTAATGGCACAGCACAAACTGGGGCCGAATATGTGCAACATTTACTGAAGTTGGGAGTGCGGCACTTCCGGATGGAGTTTGTTAACGAAGCACCAGAGCAGGTAGCACAAACCATTCAGCGCTATCAACAACTGCTGCAAGGAGAGATCACAGGTGCTCAACTTTGGCGAGAATTACGGCTCCAAAATCAGCTAGGAGTCACGCGAGGGCCTTTGGAAACGCGATCGTAA
- a CDS encoding glutathione S-transferase family protein translates to MSQPTPTPTPSSESKPASSNTTKKKRRALPPKLIIQLGKFTWSTMWHLMMSQLAPRNQSGAYVRPSSQFRHVIGTAADNPYQPATGRYKLYVGLGCPWAHRTLVVRTLKQLEDAIAITIVSPSPTEGGWVLNQSELGCRSLADLYELAQPGYSGRCTVPVLWDTETNTIVNNESAEIIVILNSELNQFTQQATLDLYPSDLQEKINIWDEKTYDAVNNGVYRCGFAQTQAAYQQACEELFAALDEIDAALEINRYLCGDRLTLADIRLFTTLFRFDVVYYGLFKCNQRRIQDYKNLGPYLRDLYQLPGVADTCNLEAVKQDYYGNLFPLNPGGIIPLGPDITNLLEPHDRDRLSK, encoded by the coding sequence ATGTCTCAGCCAACTCCTACTCCAACTCCATCCAGCGAGAGCAAGCCTGCATCCTCTAACACCACAAAGAAAAAGCGTAGAGCCCTCCCGCCCAAACTGATTATTCAGCTTGGCAAGTTTACTTGGAGCACAATGTGGCACCTGATGATGTCTCAACTGGCTCCGCGTAACCAATCGGGAGCCTATGTGCGGCCTAGCAGCCAATTTCGTCACGTTATTGGTACGGCAGCAGATAATCCTTACCAACCTGCAACGGGACGCTACAAGCTGTATGTCGGGCTAGGGTGCCCTTGGGCGCATCGAACTCTAGTCGTACGAACCCTCAAGCAACTCGAAGATGCGATCGCGATCACCATTGTTTCTCCTTCCCCGACTGAGGGAGGTTGGGTACTCAACCAATCAGAATTAGGATGTCGCAGCTTAGCGGATCTGTATGAACTCGCGCAACCCGGTTATAGCGGACGTTGTACGGTTCCGGTTCTCTGGGATACGGAGACAAACACTATTGTGAACAACGAAAGTGCCGAGATCATTGTGATATTGAACTCGGAATTGAATCAATTTACTCAACAAGCCACTCTGGATCTCTATCCGTCAGATCTCCAAGAAAAGATTAACATTTGGGATGAGAAGACCTACGACGCTGTAAATAATGGTGTCTATCGCTGTGGTTTTGCTCAAACTCAGGCTGCTTACCAACAAGCTTGTGAGGAGCTATTTGCGGCTTTAGATGAGATAGATGCGGCTCTAGAAATAAACCGTTATCTCTGTGGCGATCGCCTGACCCTAGCAGATATACGCTTGTTCACCACCTTATTCCGCTTTGATGTGGTGTACTACGGTCTATTCAAGTGCAATCAGCGCCGAATTCAAGACTATAAAAATTTAGGGCCGTATCTACGCGACCTGTACCAGCTCCCAGGCGTAGCAGATACCTGTAATCTGGAGGCTGTAAAGCAGGATTACTACGGCAATTTGTTTCCGCTCAATCCTGGTGGCATCATTCCTTTAGGGCCTGATATTACCAATCTCTTAGAGCCGCATGACCGCGATCGCCTCTCTAAGTAA
- a CDS encoding transaldolase, translating into MIDRDRLIPVNSTSRQIRLCLDTADLKQWQAWLPTGLFYGVTTNPLLLERAQVPCTVEQLQWLAQQALALGAQEIQLQTWGNTVEALVSTGKRLAVIDERVVVKVPITQTGTTAAAQLIAAGIPITLTAVYAVHQVLIAAALGGAYAAPYLGRINDLGRNGREDLVAMQRSLAGVNSTTRLLVASIRSVDDITFLASHGLDTFTFSPAIAAAFFEVAATEKAATDFEQAALRMGAG; encoded by the coding sequence ATGATAGATCGCGATCGCCTTATCCCAGTCAATTCCACTTCCCGCCAGATTCGTTTGTGCCTCGATACTGCTGATCTAAAGCAGTGGCAGGCTTGGTTGCCCACAGGTTTGTTCTATGGCGTTACCACCAATCCACTCCTGCTAGAACGGGCTCAGGTGCCTTGCACAGTTGAGCAATTGCAGTGGTTAGCTCAGCAGGCGTTGGCGTTGGGAGCCCAGGAAATTCAATTGCAAACATGGGGCAATACCGTAGAGGCATTGGTGAGTACAGGCAAGCGCTTGGCGGTCATTGATGAGCGAGTCGTGGTCAAGGTTCCAATCACCCAAACTGGAACGACAGCGGCAGCACAGTTAATAGCGGCAGGCATTCCCATCACTTTGACTGCTGTTTATGCAGTCCACCAAGTTCTGATTGCTGCGGCGTTAGGAGGTGCCTATGCGGCTCCATATTTGGGTCGGATCAACGATTTGGGCCGCAACGGACGAGAAGATTTGGTGGCAATGCAGCGATCGCTGGCTGGGGTGAATAGTACTACCCGTCTCTTAGTCGCTAGCATTCGCAGTGTTGATGACATTACTTTTCTCGCTAGTCACGGCTTAGATACGTTTACTTTCTCTCCAGCGATCGCCGCTGCCTTTTTTGAGGTCGCTGCCACTGAGAAAGCTGCCACAGATTTCGAGCAAGCAGCCCTCCGAATGGGAGCAGGTTAG
- a CDS encoding DUF2237 domain-containing protein, which produces MTEARNVVNGPLETCCTSPMTGFYRDGKCNTGGGDFGAHVVCAQMTEEFLAFTKAQGNDLSTPVPAFEFPGLKPGDRWCLCASRWKEALDQGAAPPVVLAATHASALEYASLDELKQHAIS; this is translated from the coding sequence ATGACTGAAGCCCGCAATGTAGTAAATGGCCCCCTCGAAACCTGCTGTACTTCACCGATGACAGGGTTTTATCGAGATGGCAAATGTAATACGGGTGGGGGTGACTTTGGTGCCCATGTTGTTTGCGCTCAGATGACAGAAGAGTTTTTGGCATTCACGAAAGCTCAGGGCAATGATTTGAGCACCCCTGTTCCTGCCTTTGAGTTTCCTGGTTTGAAACCAGGCGATCGCTGGTGTTTATGTGCATCCCGCTGGAAGGAAGCACTGGATCAGGGTGCCGCTCCCCCAGTTGTTTTAGCCGCAACTCATGCCTCAGCTTTGGAATACGCCTCGCTAGACGAACTCAAGCAGCATGCAATTAGCTAA